From a single Apium graveolens cultivar Ventura chromosome 2, ASM990537v1, whole genome shotgun sequence genomic region:
- the LOC141702555 gene encoding uncharacterized protein LOC141702555 — MQLEEEKLLAKSKSKRTRRDPTPELISDDEEEEGQKDLKDMIYELQRKMDRDSGVEVGEILTPFSHSLEAIPRQRNLKHYNFDSFDGLGDPEEHLNYFEQIAQIYYYNDLTKSRQHDNESLSAYMRRFQEAINKVSSLDEREALSIFRRNLDTEHNERYIVELINKEPQSLAAAYSMATRFIKETDVLHAKRMTRNGRSRSKNTDDRPKGGYHQDKKFKQSNQSQERQTTPVFQRLGPKKESYNRQCDYHETHGHMTENCLSLKYFIEDQVKKGNMNKYLVRDNRGEAQKRGKNVVNMVLGGSYSPPRSPDFGEEVLSIQSLPDLVISFSSKDYEGVNPHHNVALVVTLDIFDNEVRRMLIDNGSLVNILFKHTVDRMHLGSVHSNECREDPLYGFGHNLIPIQGTLYLPVIFGSAPNQVTHVIKFYVINAPSSYNGIIGRSALTMMQAITSISHLKIKFPTPTGVGEINGDYGVAETCYNQVLVMAETHQDNKGRQQSSASNKA, encoded by the exons ATGCAGCTAGAAGAAGAAAAGCTATTGGCCAAGTCTAAGAGCAAAAGGACCCGGAGAGATCCTACTCCGGAGCTGATTTCTGATGACGAAGAAGAAGAGGGGCAGAAGGACCTCAAAGACATGATTTATGAATTGCAGAGAAAGATGGACCGAGACTCAGGAGTAGAGGTTGGGGAAATATTAACTCCATTCAGCCACTCCTTGGAAGCTATCCCCCGGCAGCGGAACTTGAAACATTACAACTTCGACTCCTTCGATGGACTAGGGGACCCGGAGGAGCACTTGAACTACTTTGAGCAGATAGCGCAGATATATTactacaatgacttgacgaaatcaag GCAGCATGACAATGAGTCCCTCTCTGCATACATGCGccggttccaggaagcaatcaataaagtttcaagttTGGATGAGAGGGAAGCTTTAAGCATTTTCAGAAGAAACCTGGACACAGAGCACAACGAGAGGTATATTGTGGAGCTAATCAATAAGGAGCCGCAAAGTCTGGCAGCAGCTTATTCCATGGCTACCAGATTCATTAAGGAAACAGATGTGCTCCATGCAAAGAGGATGACCCGAAATGGGAGGTCCAGGAGCAAAAACACTGATGACCGACCAAAAGGAGGTTACCATCAGGATAAGAAGTTCAAGCAAAGCAACCAAAGCCAAGAAAGACAAACTACTCCGGTTTTCCAGAGACTTGGTCCTAAGAAGGA GTCTTATAATAGGCAGTGTGATTACCACGAGACCCATGGCCACATGACTGAGAATtgcttatcactcaagtacttcattgaggACCAAGTGAAGAAGGGGAACATGAACAAGTACTTAGTTCGGGACAACAGAGGGGAAGCACAGAAGAGAGGAAAGAATGTAGTCAATATGGTCCTAGGTGGATCCTACTCCCCACCACGGAGCCCGGACTTCGGCGAAGAAGTGCTCTCAATCCAATCACTCCCAGAcctggtgatatccttcagcagcaaggactacGAAGGAGTCAACCCTCACCACAATGTAGCTTTGGTTGTCACTCTAGACATTTTcgataatgaagtaagaagaatgctcatagacaatggcTCCTTGgtaaatattctcttcaagcacacagtggaTAGAATGCATTTAGGGAGCGTCCACTCAAATGAATGTCGAGAGGACCCACTCTATGGCTTCGGCCACAACTTAAtcccgatccaaggaactttgTATCTGCCAGTAATTTTTGGATCTGCTCCTAACCAAGTGACTCATGTCATCAAATTTTACGTGATCAATGCTCCTTCTTCATACAACGGAATCATTGGCAGATCAGCTCTAACCatgatgcaagcaataacttcaatctcccatctcaaaATCAAATTCCCAACCCCGACAGGAGTCGGGGAGATTAATGGAGATTATGGAGTTGCTGAAACATGCTACAACCAGGTATTAGTTATGGCGGAGACACACCAAGACAACAAAGGAAGGCAACAATCCTCCGCAAGCAACAAAGCATGA
- the LOC141702547 gene encoding uncharacterized protein LOC141702547, which produces MISKSTTIPGHVEDLKECFDNLRKNQLKLNPEKCTFGVGAGKFQGFMISNGGIEANPEKIKAIQEMKAPRTQKDVQKLAGSLAALRRFISKLAERCLPFFDLLKGATNKKEVNWSPECQKAFEEIKSYLSQPPVLTKAQPGEPLYVYFSAGAQAVGASLIKEENGTQQPVYYVSQVLKDAEKRYPKLEKFAFALVTTSRKLRHYFQGREIRVVTNQPLRKLIHRPDVSGRLVNWAMELSQFNLSFIPMSAIKAQALADFIIECNFPEEDPEPMDMDQDPKKDTTTNNQVEYEAVIAGLKLSRTLRVQDLKIYSDSQIVVKQTNGEYIAKDPTLAKYQALVQSYLASIPSYQVLQICREEIEEADILSKLVLNSSDLDSSVYFEELHKPTIESGEILEIESTQNWMTPFINYLDKGELLEDKGKAQRLKVKAAKFFLEEGVLYRGTFASPILKCIGPEEAKYCLAEVHEGICGDHMSAKALAYKIIR; this is translated from the exons atgatttccAAATCAACAACTATACCAGGACATGTGGAAGATCTGAAGGAGTGCTTTGACAACCTGAGGAAGAACCAACTCAAGCTGAATCCGGAGAAATGCACCTTCGGAGTAGGAGCAGGAAAGTTCCaaggattcatgatcagcaacgGAGGCATAGAAGCCAATCCGGAGAAAATAAAAGCAATTCAGGAGATGAAAGCTCCCAGGACCCAAAAAGATGTTCAGAAGCTAGCAGGGTCCCTAGCAGCACTCAGGAGATTTATTTCAAAGCTAGCAGAGAGGTGCCTACCAttctttgatttactcaaaggagcAACAAACAAGAAAGAGGTGAACTGGAGTCCGGAGTGCCAAAAGGCATTCGAAGAAATCAAGTCTTACCTCTctcagccaccagtcctaactaaagctCAGCCGGGAGAGCCTCTCTACGTATACTTTTCAGCAGGAGCACAAGCCGTAGGAGCTTCCCTAATAAAGGAAGAGAATGGAACACAACAACCAGTCTACTATGTAAGCCAAGTTTTAAAAGACGCAGAAAAAAGATACCCAAAATTGGAGAAGTTTGCATTTGCCTTGGTTACAACCTCAAGGAAACTCAGGCACTACTTCCAAGGGAGGGAAATTAGAGTAGTGACAAATCAACCACTAAGGAAACTAATTCACAGGCCAGATGTCTCGGGAAGACTGGTCAATTGGGCTATGGAGTTGAGCCAGTTCAACCTAAGCTTCATTCCCATGTCTGCAATCAAAGCTCAAGCTcttgcagatttcataatcgaatgcaacttcccAGAAGAAGATCCAGAACCAATGGACATGGACCAGGACCCAAAAAAGGATACAA CAACAAACAATCAAGTAGAATATGAGGCAGTGATCGCAGGACTAAAGCTCTCCCGGACTCTAAGGGTCCAGGACTTAAAAATCTACAGCGATTCCCAGATAGTCGTCAAGCAAACAAATGGAGAATACATAGCAAAGGACCCTACTCTGGCGAAGTACCAAGCACTGGTTCAGAGCTACTTAGCTTCAATTCCAAGCTACCAAGTCCTTCAGATATGCCGAGAAGAAATTGAAGAAGCAGATATCCTATCTAAATTAGTCCTGAACTCATCAGATCTGGACAGCTCAGTTTACTTCGAAGAACTCCACAAACCAACCATTGAATCAGGAGAGATCTTGGAGATAGAGAGCACTCAAAACTGGATGACTCCCTTCATTAACTACTTGGACAAAGGGGAGCTCCTAGAAGACAAAGGAAAAGCTCAAAGATTGAAAGTAAAAGCAGccaagttcttcctcgaagaaGGAGTACTCTACCGCGGGACCTTCGCATCTCCTATCCTGAAATGCATTggcccagaagaagcaaagtactgtTTGGCAGAAGTGCATGAAGGGATATGCGGAGACCACATGTCTGCAAAAGCCCTAGCTTATAAGATTATAAGAtaa